The following nucleotide sequence is from Strigops habroptila isolate Jane chromosome Z, bStrHab1.2.pri, whole genome shotgun sequence.
TCCTCTAGGGACATGAGGAAATGGTACTACAGTGGAGAGGTGtggcaggaaaatgaaagaaatgcagatatGAAAATTGTTTTTTGGAATGATTGCTCTGTGTGGCATTGTCTCTGGGTAACCCACACATTTCAAAAGGCACAAGATGACTTTCAGATGAGTGTTCATGATCCAGAGGATGAACGGAGCAGGTTTTGGGCTCATATGCTGAAAGACAGTGACCTGAAGCTAGCTGGGTTTCACAGCTAGTGCTTAAAGAACAGCCTGAGCCTGCAGACCAAACCAGGAAGGTGgacaagtttttctttctctgtgaaagGGCAGGGGTGTGAGCACTGGTCGGAGCCCTGAGCCAGCTGCATGGGAGGGAGCTCCAGCAGAACTCACCACAGAGCACCTTAGCACTGAAAGGGAATCAAAGCTCATGCAAGAGATCTTGGGATAGCAGCAACAACATGGTTTACTTGTGGACCTCTTGTTAGGCTGTCTATGTTAGACAAAGTGAAATTCaagccctgaagagaaggaccTCAGTTGCAAGTCTGCTGAACACACTTTGTTGCACTGGCTGCTGAAATGGACTTCAGTACAGTTTGCTAGAGAAATCTCCATTAGGTCAACACTAGATTTTGTCTTCCTAAGTCACCACTTGAAGTGTCACCCTTCTAGATTTGTcagtctgttttgtttcttgccaaAGTACTTATCTCTTAaattttctttggctttgaCTCCTGATCTAAACCCATGattttaaatgtggaaaaaataggAGTTCAAAACATCTGCTGCAAAGTGTATTTGGCTGGGCTGGAGATAACTTCATTACATTCTTTACTGGAGGTCTGAAACATTGCTGACTTCAGCACTAAAAGCAATGGTAAATTTCCTAGAAGCTTCCTCTACAAATCAGAATTAGCCCTATTGCACCAGTTGGTGCAACTCCTTCAGAACTCTTCAGTGttttgggaaggggaaggttattgtttttcttttaaacagaaattaaaaagacagcATGGGCTCAGGCCTTTAAACACTACAAAGAAGTTGcctcttcagagaaaaatcagacaCGGATCCTGGCTGCAGCTGAATGAGGAAACAGAAGGGACAACTATTTGCTACTCCCTTGCTTCAGATAGTCTGTGCTTAGCTGTGATTAGACACATAGGAAAgcctcatgttttcttttgctgtgagaaaaaggtaaagaaaaccATTGCATGTGGTGAAGTAGAAAGGCTACTGGCTGTGCTGTCTTTCCCttacattcttcttttttttttttccttcataagaAGGGTGTTCCTTTCCtcaaagagagagggagagggagaaagactGTAAACTGTCCAAAAGGACCGTGAGAAAACAGGAAGCTTTGAAAAGTACAAGAGAAAGCAAGATGAAATCTATTTGCAGGCGGTTCCCGGGGGACATGTGAGCCATTGTTAAAGCAGGCTGTTCATACAGCTATatccttccttctgctgaggAGGAGCTTGGTGCCAAAAGGCTGCTATCTGGTCATTGCCTTAACCCTCTGAATACCAGCCAGAATACTTGCCCAAGTCTTTGAGGGCTCTGCCATCGAGGCAGGGGATGTTTCTAACTCTAAAGAGCAAATCCTGATTCCCCCTTTGCTTATTACAACCTCCACTCTCTTCAGGGGCACATCTGCAGCCATGGGAGAAACTGGTTCACTGTGCttacttgtttctttcctccGAGGAGCACTGGGCGGGGAcggagaagtaaaaaaataagaaaaacaggtGTTCCTGGTGGTACTCCAGTTCCCGGTTCAAACTATTGCCATCTCCAAGTACTAATAGTCTGCTATCATCAAACCCTAAGCTGAACACAAACTTCCAGCTAATCTGCACATACCTAAAATATAGTGTGGGTCCAGATACTGCATCAGAACAGTTGATCAAAcaattgtgtttcttttctggaatTTGAGGGATCAGATGAGGACTTTGACCAAATGGGAACAAAAAGACAGGTTTGCAGGTATTCACACAGAATGAAAGTCTCCAGAATATTTAACATGGAACTATGCAAGCAATTCagtaacagaaattatttcatcagTCTAGACTAACATAAATCCTACTATACAGAATAACTTTCTAGTAGgacataaattaaaattaaacaaaaccctAAAGCTGGAAgattttactgttattttttcaaggtgaaatacttcaaagttatcaaagcaaaatgcattgACTAATTCTAACATTTTCCTATTAAGATTATCACTGAATGCCATATTTTCCtataacattttgaaattttacatttttcaagacaaaataataccatttaaaatttttcatcCAACTCTGCTCCTCAATGAtgctttccttttaagaaaatatgtaattCCATAAAGATGTTGGATGAAAGAGTTCTAGAAATTGCTTCCAGATCAGTCTTCAGTTACTTAGGCATAAAATGGGTAATATGCTCCACTCTGTATTTATAACCCTCTTAGAGGAGATCATAGTAGGAATAAAACCTACAATCTTTGACTTGACAAGGTATGACTAAAATAACGAACCAGATAGGCAGCAAAAGAGCAGATGTAGTGTCCAATACTGGGTAAGAATATAAACACAAACAATTCATAAGGAAGATACTAGAGATGTGCATAGTCAAGAACGCCATAGCTTTAAAAGTTTatgaggagggaaaagagaggacagaaaggaaatgtcagCCTCCAGTGGGCTGGAGGGAGGCAGCAAACTGGAATTCGCACATAATCCTAAAAAGGCCAGATGGTCTTAGAGGCTACTTTGTTAGGATACTGATGTCCTGTCCTGAATTTCAGCCTGGTAATTACACTTGGCCCATTCGAATCCCTTCTGCAGTTGCGTTTTGCTGTAGCTTTCTTTGAGTTTTTCTCTGAACTGTCGCATAACATCACTATGCAAaactgtggctgctgcttttctatAGTTCTCTGTGGGGTGCACGACTTGAACTGTTTTTAGTCACCGTTTCAAGCTGTTAAACACTTAGACTTCTGTTTGGATGGCTGTACTAAGCAAATGTCAGATATGTTTATTGTCCTCAAACTGCTGTGGCGTTGAAATactcacaaagcagaaaaaacagtaCTTGAGGATGAAAGATACTGATATTGAAGGGGAAGGGAGTAAACCACAGATATTTGCCTCCATTATTTTGTGTTATATAAGCAGAACCTGGacaaagacagaaaaccagGCCAGTTTATGCTAGTTTAAATGCAACTGCAAGTTAGTCAAGTCTTGGTTTTCTACTTCTACCGCATCACAAGATCACAATACCACAGAAATATCCAGTAGGTTAATGCCTCTGCCACCAAATGCACTTACCTTGCATTTAAAAGGTTTGACATCAGAGTGAACAATCATGTGGGCCTTGAGAGTCTGCTTTTGCACAAAGCTCTTGAAGCACAAATGACATTGATAGGCTCTGATGTTGGTGTGGATCAGGACATGCCGCTTCATGTTGGCCAGCAGAGTAAATTCCCGGCCACAAATTCCACATTTGTGCTCTTTCACACCctgtgagaaaagagaaaaaaaatcagaaaaatctgtAGATGGAAAATTTTCTAGATCATTAAATCTCCAGTACAAAATTATATGaattatttattcttcattAGCAAAACAggtaataaattatttcaattgtAACAATATTTGCTCGAGCGGTAGATActtatgtatttctttcctgGCAAATTCTTACAAAGAtctgagaagcagagaaggaaaaccaaatatAAGCTTAATGAATACTAAATTTTGTTTCCATCAATAAGTTTACAAATCAATGAGACATAGCAACAGAGCTTCTCTGTCCCACTCTGCTGCGTATGTTAAGTATTGGTTAAATGTGTATACTTATTGACAAGAATAAAAGCTAACCAGTTAAAAGACTAAAGTAGTGCTTGCTTTTGAATGTCATTGGCTTCTAAAAAAGCCATAGCCATGTTTTGAAGAAAGCTatagaaaataatctgaagcaACTGAGAAGCAGTCAAGCAATGTAACCAAATAAGGATATACACATTACATTCAATTTTTATCTGGTGTTTACAGAACATTTCCAGCACCTTTTATGCTATCCATTTATGCATTATCAATTTACTAATAGATAATTCAATATTCTTGCTTACGCCCATGTGGTCTTACCGCCAGCTCCTCAAAAGCTCAATTAGATGCTACGAAAATCAATGAATTTACCACTAAACACTTCAAGAGTTCGAGTATAACTTGCAGAAGGTAATGAGAATTTACTAGAGAAGTGCTGAGAGCAATTACTCCTCCTGCAGGCCCCGTAACAAAGAACACTTTAAACCATCCCTACTTTTGTGCTAATCAGTGTTTTTCAGAGTTActtccaaagctaaaattgtGAACATCAACAGCGGCTTTAAGTGTCTGCCTGTCTGATGTGAGACTGCATTTGGTCAGCTAAGTGCTGTTAATTGTGTTCCCAGCTGAATCCACCTGCAGCTGTGGACAAAGAAGCAGAAGCTCTCTAAATGCTCAGGGGCATTGCATTTCCTGTGACAAAAAACTACCAAGCCTTAGATTAGTAGAATTTTGCATGTTAAATCCAAAGACCAGGGAatctccaaaaccagaaaaaattataatcatgtaataggaaagaaaaagcaaatgtggAAGTAGAGGTTGttggtttttaaaagcaaacgTGTCTGTAAAACTAAAATGCTGTAGCTTTCTGTATGTTTAATGTCTTTCATATAATAGCCAAAATTCAAGTGTTAAAAGTATGCAAAGGcaatttttataaaatgtgtGGAGTTTTGGCTTGTCTTGACAACATTTTTGTAAAGGTGGATAAGccaatttcagttttcaatatTCTTGAATTGAACAGTTACATTTTCCCTATTTTTGAAAGCAATCTTCCTGGATGTGTTCCAAAGCCTGCTTCAGCCTAAACTGACTCTGCTGTCATTGCTGCCAGCAGTGGCAAGACTGCTACTTGATACAAATTGGCTGGGACTATCATCCTGCTTGTCCACTTTCATTAACTGGCATTCTGGATAACTTACGCGCGAGAGGGAATTTTTCTTaggttagggtttttttccccttaaatgtCTCATTATAATGATTCTTCCAAATCTGTTGAGTAATAATATACTCTCTTTTGCTGCAGTCTACTGCAAATCCACCTACTTCCCAATTAACGGAGCATAGAGGTAGATCTGGTTTTCAGTagaaaatttctgttaaaatctCAGGGGCGTTATACAGCTCTACAAAATTATGTTATGTTACAGGGGGTCACTCTGAAGATAAAACCCAGAAATGCAGAGATGCGAATACAGTTTTGAGAAGTAATGCAGGTGGTTTGATTGGACTCCTGTTTACGAAAGAGTGAGGTTTGTGTGTACTTTCTTAAGACTGACAGAGACATCTGGCTCCTACTattgccagtgctgctggggctttTGCTCTGCATAAAACTCTCCAGCTGGCAAAGGGCCAGCATAAGGCTCTATGGACTGATTATCTCCTTTCCGAGGAGGTACATACATGTATCTTTAGTAGCCTGTAACCCCTGTGCTACCTTCTGATACAATGTGAGAGTGCAACCAGTGCTGGCTTACCTTGTGAGTTAGGGAGTGTTGTTTGAGATGATGGGGCTGCACAAACTCCATGCCACACTCAGTGCAGATGTACGGACGGATGTCTTTGTGCTTCATCATGTGGTTTTGCAGCTGACTCGGGTACTGGAATGTCTTATCACATTCAGTGCAATTGTATTGTATAGGGCCACGGTGGGTTGTTAAGTGTCTCTTCAGCTGGGCCAGGGTTGGGAAGTCCAGACCACACTCCACGCAAATGTTCTCTCGACCACTCTCATGCTTAGACTCGTGCGCTTTCAGCTCGCTGGGGTAGGCAAAACCCCTGCCACAGATCCTGCAGTTGTAAGGCTTGATATCACTGTGTTGCATCATGTGTCTCTTAAGGTGGCTGGTTTGAGTGAAAGCCTTGTGACAGACCTGGCACTTATGTGGCCGAGTGCCCTGGTGTGTCAACATATGTGTGTGCAAGTGGCTCAGCTGCTTGAAAAGCTTGCCACATCGGGTGCAAGCATGTGGCTTAATGCCGCTGTGCCCCAAGATATGGGTGACCAGGTTGTACTTGGACGTGTAGGACTTCTCACACATGGGACATTGCCAGCGTTTCTGTTCACCCCCCACATCAACATAGTAACTGTCATCTATTTGAAGGTTGACATCTACTCTTTCcactttttgtttattttcaccACTTTCTCTTACTTCAGCCCTCCTGAAGGGTGGCTCTGGAGgtcttttcatttgaaagggGTTCCTGAAATGGAAGTTTGGAGGCacaataaaaggaaacattaagCCAGGGTGGACTTTAGGATAATAAGGGTAAGGAGCCTGCATGAAACCTGGGCTACTGGGCCATGCCACGTTAGGCTTCACTGATTCTTGCTTAATGGGCTTGGCTCCAAAGTGCTCCAGAGTTCTGTAGAACTGAAACCCAAAGTTGCAGAGGTCGATCATCTGGGAACTGTACTTGGGCTGTGCTGACTGTTGGAACACCAAGGGGAGACTAGAAGAGCCTATATCATTGCGATCTTCAGGTCTGTCTGGTGGTGATGAAGAATCCTCAAGGGCAACGGAAGGAGGCATTTTTGTTGGCATGCTCTTACGTTTCCGAGACCCTCCTTCCAAGGACCCCTGAAATGTTTCTATATCTCCAAGAGGAGGAGGGCCATAGTGGAAATGTGAGAGGTGCGATCTGAATTCTTCACCAAATGGAGTTGTTCTGTGTGGCTTTGTAACAGGGCTTAGCGGCTGCAGGCAGCGGGAGAAGGAAGAGGCTCCAGTACTGTCCACATTGAAACTCGTTTCTTCATTCTTCATCATGTttgattttt
It contains:
- the ZNF366 gene encoding zinc finger protein 366 isoform X1, translating into MMKNEETSFNVDSTGASSFSRCLQPLSPVTKPHRTTPFGEEFRSHLSHFHYGPPPLGDIETFQGSLEGGSRKRKSMPTKMPPSVALEDSSSPPDRPEDRNDIGSSSLPLVFQQSAQPKYSSQMIDLCNFGFQFYRTLEHFGAKPIKQESVKPNVAWPSSPGFMQAPYPYYPKVHPGLMFPFIVPPNFHFRNPFQMKRPPEPPFRRAEVRESGENKQKVERVDVNLQIDDSYYVDVGGEQKRWQCPMCEKSYTSKYNLVTHILGHSGIKPHACTRCGKLFKQLSHLHTHMLTHQGTRPHKCQVCHKAFTQTSHLKRHMMQHSDIKPYNCRICGRGFAYPSELKAHESKHESGRENICVECGLDFPTLAQLKRHLTTHRGPIQYNCTECDKTFQYPSQLQNHMMKHKDIRPYICTECGMEFVQPHHLKQHSLTHKGVKEHKCGICGREFTLLANMKRHVLIHTNIRAYQCHLCFKSFVQKQTLKAHMIVHSDVKPFKCKLCGKEFNRMHNLMGHMHLHSDSKPFKCLYCPSKFTLKGNLTRHMKVKHGVMERGFHSQGFGRGRIALSQTNVLRSLEQEEPFDLSQKSQGKGISFHSDGESAKGSSCQEEEEDNCYEAERYSPAMYHQDDNKLYMAQDLSGKPGCMMKDFRESYCNEKEEVQSEGGLEKRIGSSDKQESQGERDLANDKEHISFRSFEKASIGHSLSDYLYFKHRNKSLKELLERKVEKQTMLIGI
- the ZNF366 gene encoding zinc finger protein 366 isoform X2, with the protein product MMKNEETSFNVDSTGASSFSRCLQPLSPVTKPHRTTPFGEEFRSHLSHFHYGPPPLGDIETFQGSLEGGSRKRKSMPTKMPPSVALEDSSSPPDRPEDRNDIGSSSLPLVFQQSAQPKYSSQMIDLCNFGFQFYRTLEHFGAKPIKQESVKPNVAWPSSPGFMQAPYPYYPKVHPGLMFPFIVPPNFHFRNPFQMKRPPEPPFRRAEVRESGENKQKVERVDVNLQIDDSYYVDVGGEQKRWQCPMCEKSYTSKYNLVTHILGHSGIKPHACTRCGKLFKQLSHLHTHMLTHQGTRPHKCQVCHKAFTQTSHLKRHMMQHSDIKPYNCRICGRGFAYPSELKAHESKHESGRENICVECGLDFPTLAQLKRHLTTHRGPIQYNCTECDKTFQYPSQLQNHMMKHKDIRPYICTECGMEFVQPHHLKQHSLTHKGVKEHKCGICGREFTLLANMKRHVLIHTNIRAYQCHLCFKSFVQKQTLKAHMIVHSDVKPFKCKLCGKEFNRMHNLMGHMHLHSDSKPFKCLYCPSKFTLKGNLTRHMKVKHGVMERGFHSQGNIFHQGYSLRDLKMHICKPKWASYHRSNVIGRD